From Desulfurobacteriaceae bacterium, one genomic window encodes:
- a CDS encoding lysophospholipid acyltransferase family protein has product KLKKFSHILEYLFLKGNLFLIEKVSREKALAFAETLGSILYNIPKIKKTSEENLRFVGLPENLGKESFVNFVKCAMDFLRSKNFSFEYLESLFEPPDVNKVPEGGGILLTAHIGNWELMGALFSILSGNKLSVVAKPMKNKKVDNLINSIRARWRIKVIPLGNVLEIVKDLKKDRYVGILLDQRPKVKEGILTTFLGRKTYTNKGAAILSIKTGKPVVPAFCFLEGGKYVVRVYNPIYPEGKSVEELTVEYTKAIERAVKEHPEQWFWFHRRWKNSPEFKEWKEKNL; this is encoded by the coding sequence AGAAGTTGAAGAAGTTCTCTCACATTCTGGAGTATCTGTTCTTGAAAGGGAATCTTTTCTTAATAGAAAAAGTTAGTAGGGAAAAGGCATTAGCTTTTGCTGAAACACTGGGTAGCATTCTTTACAACATCCCTAAAATAAAAAAGACAAGTGAAGAAAACCTTAGATTCGTTGGATTACCAGAAAATTTGGGGAAAGAAAGCTTTGTAAATTTTGTAAAGTGTGCAATGGACTTTTTACGTTCAAAAAACTTCTCTTTTGAATATTTGGAAAGCCTCTTTGAACCTCCCGACGTTAATAAAGTTCCAGAAGGAGGAGGAATCCTTTTAACGGCACACATAGGAAACTGGGAACTTATGGGAGCTTTATTTTCCATTTTAAGTGGCAATAAGCTTTCTGTTGTTGCTAAGCCTATGAAGAACAAAAAAGTTGACAATCTCATAAATTCAATTCGTGCAAGGTGGAGAATAAAGGTAATCCCACTGGGAAACGTTCTAGAAATAGTAAAAGACCTAAAAAAGGATAGATACGTTGGAATACTCTTGGATCAGAGACCAAAGGTAAAAGAAGGAATTCTAACGACCTTCCTTGGAAGGAAAACATATACTAACAAGGGAGCAGCTATTTTAAGTATTAAAACCGGGAAACCGGTAGTTCCTGCTTTTTGTTTTCTAGAAGGTGGAAAGTATGTAGTAAGAGTTTATAATCCTATTTATCCAGAAGGGAAAAGCGTAGAGGAATTAACAGTAGAATATACGAAAGCCATAGAGAGGGCTGTAAAAGAACACCCAGAACAGTGGTTCTGGTTCCACCGAAGATGGAAAAACTCACCGGAGTTTAAAGAGTGGAAAGAGAAAAACCTTTAA
- the miaA gene encoding tRNA (adenosine(37)-N6)-dimethylallyltransferase MiaA: MEREKPLIVITGPTATGKTDFSLKLAREIDGEIISADSMQVYKGLDIGTDKVSKEIREEIPHYLIDVVDPDKEFSVADFVREADKAIREIKKKGKYPIVVGGTGFYIRALLFGLPQTPKGDKSIREELKKLSNEELYKLVLSIDRSYAEKVGKEDRKRLIRAYEVYKLTGKPISSFKLPEKLRYNFLGYFLYRNRNELYKRIEDRVDSQIRRGLIEETKWLLKFGKDTTAFQALGYKEMLEYLEGKKTLEEAVKLLKRRTKQFAKRQFTWFRKETKFKWINLSETKEEELIKIIKKDLEEIG; the protein is encoded by the coding sequence GTGGAAAGAGAAAAACCTTTAATAGTAATTACTGGTCCAACAGCGACGGGAAAAACAGACTTTTCCTTAAAGCTTGCAAGGGAAATTGACGGGGAAATAATAAGTGCAGATTCCATGCAGGTTTACAAAGGTCTTGATATTGGAACCGATAAAGTTTCAAAGGAAATAAGAGAAGAAATTCCTCATTACCTAATAGATGTTGTTGACCCTGATAAAGAGTTCTCAGTTGCAGACTTTGTAAGGGAGGCAGATAAAGCTATAAGAGAAATAAAAAAGAAAGGAAAATACCCCATTGTTGTTGGAGGAACCGGCTTTTACATAAGGGCGCTTCTTTTTGGTTTACCTCAAACCCCTAAAGGTGATAAGTCTATAAGGGAAGAATTAAAGAAGCTTTCCAACGAAGAACTCTATAAGTTGGTTTTGAGTATAGATAGGTCTTACGCTGAAAAAGTGGGAAAGGAAGACAGGAAAAGGTTAATAAGGGCTTACGAAGTTTATAAACTTACAGGAAAGCCTATTTCTTCTTTTAAACTTCCTGAAAAGCTAAGGTATAACTTTTTAGGGTATTTTCTCTATAGAAACAGGAATGAACTTTATAAGAGGATAGAAGATAGAGTTGATTCTCAGATTAGGAGAGGACTTATAGAAGAAACCAAGTGGCTTTTAAAGTTTGGAAAGGATACTACTGCTTTTCAAGCTCTTGGCTATAAGGAGATGTTGGAATATTTAGAGGGAAAAAAGACTTTGGAAGAAGCGGTGAAGCTTTTAAAAAGGAGAACTAAGCAGTTTGCTAAGAGGCAGTTTACGTGGTTTAGAAAAGAAACTAAATTTAAATGGATAAACTTGTCAGAGACTAAAGAGGAGGAGTTAATAAAAATTATAAAAAAAGATCTGGAGGAGATAGGATGA
- the hfq gene encoding RNA chaperone Hfq, protein MNLQDAYLNRLRKERIPVSVYLSKGTRLQGVITFFDQFTILLENGDSQQLIYKHSVATIVPARPVKNLFKDGEKKGE, encoded by the coding sequence ATGAACCTACAGGATGCTTACTTAAACAGACTAAGGAAAGAAAGAATACCTGTAAGTGTATATCTTTCAAAAGGAACAAGGCTTCAAGGGGTAATTACTTTCTTTGACCAGTTTACAATTTTGCTTGAAAATGGAGACAGCCAGCAGCTTATTTACAAGCACTCTGTAGCAACAATTGTTCCAGCAAGACCTGTAAAGAACCTCTTTAAGGACGGTGAAAAGAAAGGTGAGTAA